The following are encoded in a window of Flavobacterium sp. WC2421 genomic DNA:
- the prmA gene encoding 50S ribosomal protein L11 methyltransferase: MSNIYIGYHFTIEPKELGSEILIAELGETAFESFTETESGISAFVQKDLWDEMILENINILKSEEFEIDYTFEEIDQVNWNEEWEKNFEPIDVEGNCHVRAPFHPKTDAEFDILIEPKMSFGTGHHETTHMMIQHLLEIDVTGMKTLDMGCGTAILAILAEMKGAQPIDAIDIDNWCYLNSIENAERNHCKHITVYEGEASLLEGKKYDLIIANINRNILLNDMQAYVDCLNPKGTLLLSGFYTEDIPFIDASCTEKGLTYVKKFERNNWVSLKYVN, encoded by the coding sequence ATGTCAAATATTTATATAGGATACCATTTTACAATTGAACCAAAAGAATTGGGTTCAGAAATATTAATTGCAGAGTTAGGTGAAACTGCTTTTGAAAGTTTTACTGAAACTGAATCTGGTATATCCGCTTTTGTACAAAAAGATTTATGGGATGAAATGATTCTGGAGAACATCAATATTTTAAAATCGGAAGAATTTGAAATTGACTATACCTTTGAAGAAATAGATCAAGTTAACTGGAATGAGGAATGGGAAAAGAATTTTGAACCTATCGATGTAGAAGGAAACTGTCATGTACGTGCACCTTTTCACCCAAAAACGGATGCTGAATTTGATATCTTAATTGAACCAAAAATGAGTTTTGGTACAGGTCATCATGAAACTACACATATGATGATTCAACATTTATTAGAAATTGACGTAACTGGTATGAAAACCCTAGATATGGGATGTGGAACTGCTATTTTAGCAATTCTTGCTGAAATGAAAGGGGCGCAACCTATCGATGCAATAGATATCGATAACTGGTGTTACTTGAATTCTATTGAAAATGCAGAGCGCAACCACTGCAAACACATTACAGTTTATGAAGGTGAAGCTTCATTATTAGAAGGAAAAAAATATGATTTAATCATTGCCAATATCAATCGAAATATTTTGTTGAACGATATGCAAGCGTACGTAGATTGTCTAAATCCAAAAGGAACCCTTCTTTTAAGTGGTTTTTACACGGAAGACATCCCTTTTATAGATGCTTCATGTACAGAAAAAGGGTTAACTTATGTTAAAAAATTTGAAAGAAATAACTGGGTTTCATTAAAATACGTAAATTAG
- a CDS encoding sterol desaturase family protein, translating into MEEYGKILIIAMPLFLVLIIIEKMYDLYKGENHVPLMDSVSSISSGITNAVKDVLGLSITFISYEWIVSKIAIYHIENTIATYLVAFIVIDFYGYWTHRLSHQVNFFWNKHAIHHSSEEFNLACALRQTVSSFINLFTFILIPAALLGVPAKVIAITLPIQLFLQFWYHTKHIKKMGFLEHVLVTPSHHRVHHAINPEYLDKNHSQIFIIWDKWFGTFQEELDEVPPVFGITRPAGTWNPIRINYQHLGLLIMDAWRTESWKDKLTIWFKPTGWRPEHFEEKYPVKKISDVYNFKKYGAENSTKLISWSIIQALITLLFVSYLFNNIAQIGLPNIFIYGFFIFITIFSYTELMDKNRFSIYWETFRLLFGLGILIYFGDWFGLNSILPMGNYIIITYLLFSLGIAIYFTLFDFKIKSAVSVNL; encoded by the coding sequence ATGGAAGAATATGGTAAAATATTAATCATTGCGATGCCTCTTTTTTTGGTACTAATTATTATTGAAAAAATGTATGATTTATACAAAGGGGAGAATCATGTTCCATTAATGGACAGCGTTTCCAGTATTAGTTCCGGAATTACAAACGCAGTTAAAGATGTATTAGGACTTAGTATTACTTTTATTTCTTATGAATGGATCGTTTCAAAAATAGCTATTTATCATATTGAAAATACTATTGCAACCTATTTAGTAGCTTTTATTGTCATCGATTTTTATGGATACTGGACCCATCGATTGTCCCATCAAGTAAATTTTTTCTGGAATAAACATGCTATACATCATAGTAGTGAGGAGTTTAACCTAGCTTGTGCTTTACGTCAAACGGTTTCCAGTTTTATTAATCTATTTACTTTTATACTTATTCCAGCAGCACTTCTGGGCGTTCCTGCTAAAGTAATTGCAATAACACTACCTATTCAACTATTTTTACAATTTTGGTACCACACAAAACATATTAAAAAAATGGGGTTTTTAGAGCATGTCCTTGTAACTCCATCACATCATCGAGTTCATCACGCTATAAATCCAGAATATCTTGATAAAAATCATTCACAAATTTTTATTATTTGGGACAAATGGTTTGGTACTTTTCAAGAAGAATTAGACGAAGTACCACCCGTTTTTGGAATAACTAGACCAGCCGGAACTTGGAACCCTATTCGAATAAATTATCAACATTTAGGACTATTAATTATGGATGCTTGGCGTACCGAAAGCTGGAAAGACAAATTGACAATTTGGTTTAAACCCACTGGCTGGCGACCAGAGCATTTTGAAGAAAAATATCCAGTAAAAAAAATATCAGATGTTTATAATTTTAAAAAATATGGTGCCGAGAACTCAACTAAATTAATTAGTTGGTCTATTATTCAAGCACTGATTACTTTACTATTTGTTAGCTATTTATTTAACAATATAGCCCAAATAGGTTTGCCCAATATCTTTATTTATGGATTTTTTATTTTTATAACTATTTTCAGCTATACGGAATTAATGGATAAAAATAGATTTTCAATCTATTGGGAAACCTTCCGATTGTTATTTGGTCTTGGGATTTTAATTTACTTTGGAGATTGGTTTGGACTAAATTCTATTTTACCTATGGGTAATTATATAATAATTACTTACCTCCTATTTTCATTGGGAATAGCAATTTATTTTACGCTATTTGATTTCAAAATAAAAAGTGCTGTATCTGTTAACTTATAA
- a CDS encoding ATP-dependent Clp protease adaptor ClpS: protein MSTKEKIREKVSRKEAPTLNNEIIVYNDDVNTFDHVIDTLMRVCEHTPEQAEQCSLIVHYNGKCTVKTGPIDKLKPQCTQLLEAGLSAEIV from the coding sequence ATGAGTACTAAAGAAAAAATAAGAGAAAAAGTAAGTCGAAAAGAAGCACCTACATTAAACAACGAAATTATCGTGTATAATGATGATGTAAATACTTTTGACCATGTAATCGACACTCTAATGCGTGTTTGTGAACATACACCTGAACAAGCGGAACAATGTTCTTTAATTGTACATTATAATGGGAAATGTACTGTGAAAACAGGACCTATTGATAAATTGAAACCACAATGTACACAATTACTAGAAGCAGGATTAAGTGCTGAAATTGTTTGA